The sequence TGACCGTCAGCTATAACTATTCTGAGGTAGTAACTGAAGATGTGCCCGAACCTTCTGCTCTGCTTGGTTTAGGTTTAGTTGCTGGTGTTGGTATGTTAGCGACCAAAAAATATCGCGAGCGGGTATAGACATTAAGGAAACGCTCCTCAATTGAACGACAGATAAATTACGACTTTTGGAATATTTTACCCCACATTCCGCGCGACAAAATGTAGTATAAGAACTCGAGGAAAAGCATTGAGTATTTAAGCTTACTGAAAAAAGTCGGAACAAAGTTCCCTCAGACTGTCATACTAGAGAGGAAATAGACGAAAGTCAACTCTCAGATATGTCAGTAGAAATAAGTAATATAGACCATTTAGGATTGGTAGCAGGCATCATTGATTCTATTGGAATGGAAGGAAAAATTAATGAAATCCTAGGTGAGCAAAGAGGGGAAAAAATCAGTGCCGGTCAAGTAGTCAAAGGGATGATCTTAAATGGACTAGGATTAGTGTCATCTCCTTTATATTTATTTAGCAAGTTCTTTCAAGGAAAAGCCATAGAGCATTTAATTGGGCCCGG is a genomic window of Roseofilum casamattae BLCC-M143 containing:
- a CDS encoding DUF4277 domain-containing protein, whose amino-acid sequence is MSVEISNIDHLGLVAGIIDSIGMEGKINEILGEQRGEKISAGQVVKGMILNGLGLVSSPLYLFSKFFQGKAIEHLIGPG